A DNA window from Primulina tabacum isolate GXHZ01 chromosome 12, ASM2559414v2, whole genome shotgun sequence contains the following coding sequences:
- the LOC142520387 gene encoding tryptophan aminotransferase-related protein 2-like, whose product MNEQLEQPEFADAVVRLHKLVGNAVTQDRFIVVGTGSTQLIQSALYATSQPNSPEPVSVVSAAPYYVLIEFTFITFFSNKVISCFMRNWMCLPTKTKLELCYDYKIKRFSYTVLGSNIPMITGISVPNGTYIEIITSPNNPDGSLREAPVNNKQAGILIHDLANRWPQYSSISSTADHDIMLFTVSKCTGHAGTRHG is encoded by the exons ATGAATGAACAACTAGAGC AGCCGGAATTTGCAGATGCAGTAGTTAGGCTGCACAAATTGGTAGGCAATGCTGTGACTCAAGACCGGTTCATCGTGGTTGGTACGGGTTCCACACAGCTTATCCAATCTGCGTTGTATGCCACTTCTCAGCCCAATTCTCCCGAGCCAGTCTCTGTCGTGTCCGCTGCACCATACTACGTACTCATTGAGTTCACCTTCATAACATTTTTCAGTAATAAAGTCATTTCTTGTTTCATGAGAAACTGGATGTGTTTGCCGACTAAGACTAAGTTGGAACTATGCTATGATTATAAGATCAAAAGGTTCTCTTACACTGTGCTAGGCTCTAATATTCCTATGATCACTGGAATATCAGTTCCAAATGGGACGTATATCGAAATCATAACATCTCCAAACAACCCTGATGGATCATTAAGGGAAGCTCCGGTGAATAATAAACAAGCTGGAATACTGATACATGACTTAGCCAACCGCTGGCCACAGTATAGTTCAATCTCTTCTACTGCAGATCACGATATCATGCTATTTACGGTTTCAAAATGCACGGGCCATGCCGGTACTCGTCACGGGTAA
- the LOC142520385 gene encoding oleosin H2-like, giving the protein MEEQQLQRRHPTTERIVDYFQEKGPSTSQVLVVITLFPIGAVLLCLAGLTLSTTLAALVVSTPIFVLFSPILLPAVLTIAFAVVGFLTSGAFGITALSSVTWLVNYFRGMRGSLPDHLEKARRRVQETGGDTGQYARDVTRS; this is encoded by the coding sequence ATGGAGGAGCAGCAGCTACAGCGCCGCCACCCCACGACCGAGCGCATCGTGGACTACTTCCAAGAGAAAGGCCCCTCCACCTCCCAAGTGCTCGTCGTGATCACGCTCTTCCCCATCGGGGCCGTCCTACTCTGCCTCGCTGGACTCACTCTCTCCACCACCCTCGCCGCCCTCGTCGTCTCCACCCCAATCTTCGTCCTCTTCAGCCCCATTCTACTCCCTGCCGTCCTCACCATAGCCTTTGCGGTGGTGGGTTTCTTGACCTCCGGAGCATTCGGGATCACTGCTCTTTCATCGGTCACATGGCTGGTAAATTACTTCCGTGGGATGAGGGGGAGCTTGCCGGATCATTTGGAGAAAGCTAGGCGGCGCGTCCAGGAAACCGGCGGGGACACGGGCCAGTATGCCCGAGATGTCACGAGATCTTGA
- the LOC142521501 gene encoding protein LATERAL ORGAN BOUNDARIES-like — translation MASSSSYNSPCAACKFLRRKCMPGCIFAPYFPPEEPQKFANVHKIFGASNVTKLLNELLPHQREDAVNSLAYEAEARVRDPVYGCVGAISFLQRQVERLQKELDAANADLIRFACNEIPAVGLQPTTPNLIQTNAPPRHRAVEYNRPRIEGNGGGFYQTPNFPYTYPLPWNDNYNPQGGGLDGNF, via the coding sequence ATGGCTTCATCAAGTTCGTACAACTCTCCCTGCGCGGCCTGCAAGTTCCTGAGGCGAAAATGCATGCCGGGCTGCATCTTCGCTCCTTACTTCCCCCCGGAAGAGCCCCAGAAATTCGCCAACGTTCACAAAATCTTTGGAGCAAGCAACGTGACCAAGCTCCTCAACGAGCTCCTCCCCCACCAACGTGAGGATGCGGTGAATTCCCTCGCCTATGAGGCCGAGGCTCGTGTCAGGGACCCCGTCTACGGCTGCGTCGGCGCCATCTCCTTCCTTCAGAGACAGGTCGAACGCCTGCAGAAGGAACTCGACGCCGCCAATGCCGATTTGATCCGTTTCGCCTGCAACGAGATCCCGGCAGTTGGCCTGCAGCCCACCACTCCGAATCTGATCCAAACGAATGCACCTCCCCGCCACCGTGCCGTGGAGTACAACAGGCCAAGAATCGAGGGAAACGGTGGTGGGTTTTATCAAACACCAAATTTCCCATATACCTATCCACTTCCATGGAATGATAATTATAACCCTCAAGGAGGAGGGCTTGatggaaatttttga
- the LOC142521360 gene encoding kinetochore protein SPC25 homolog, whose protein sequence is MQSGGRVDVRNRMAESRLVCEREIAIQQGKIDSSYTSYRDLLDSALSEAQKTIQFQEKLGNLKGELKEAEDAMVKALSAKTRKEAKRMALMESISVENARIEELNKIVDDQKSRKDEYAAIVARQSEALTAYKEKLNQNSEHRDQIEGAISWYNKILGFRIECGRGVKFVFTNINPENPNEEYSFVVRHENERYTMLDCDPPLTDTKELVSELNNSNGLFKFVRTMRVKFQEAAARGISVGASIDQDSTTVSISAPMASDSTYQSHKSPVKRKGLHSGEYARNSREVGTGQTILSPGSSSTIRRSSRLKGKK, encoded by the exons ATGCAGAGTGGAGGCAGAGTTGATGTTCGGAATAGAATGGCGGAATCCAGGCTGGTTTGCGAAAGGGAAATCGCTATTCAGCAGGGCAAGATCGATTCTTCCTATACCTCGTACAGGGATCTCCTCGATTCTGCTCTGTCCGAAGCTCAAAAAACCATTCAATTTCAAG AGAAGTTGGGAAACCTTAAAGGAGAGTTGAAAGAAGCTGAAGATGCTATGGTAAAAGCTCTATCTG CAAAGACTAGAAAAGAGGCAAAGAGGATGGCATTGATGGAGTCTATATCTGTTGAGAATGCTAGGATtgaagaattaaataaaattgtggaTGATCAAAAGTCAAGGAAAGATGAATATGCTGCTATAGTAGCTCGACAGTCAGAAG CTTTGACTGCATACAAGGAGAAGTTAAATCAGAACTCTGAACATAGAGACCAAATTGAAGGTGCCATTTCATGGTATAACAAAATACTTGGCTTCCGTATTGAATGTGGTCGTG GCGTCAAATTCGTCTTTACAAACATCAACCCTGAGAACCCCAACGAAGAGTACTCCTTTGTTGTTCGCCATGAAAACGAGAGATATACTA TGCTTGACTGCGATCCACCCCTGACTGACACAAAAGAGCTAGTTAGCGAATTAAATAACAGCAACGGGCTGTTTAAATTTGTCAGAACCATGAGGGTGAAGTTCCAAGAAGCTGCAGCTCGTG GAATTTCTGTCGGAGCATCAATTGATCAAGACTCTACAACAGTTTCCATCTCTGCCCCCATGGCTTCAGATTCTACTTATCAGAGTCATAAATCACCAGTAAAGAGAAAGGGGCTCCACTCTGGTGAATATGCCAGGAATTCAAGAGAAGTTGGGACAGGACAAACGATTCTATCTCCAGGATCTTCTTCTACTATTCGCCGTTCCTCCCGTTTGAAG GGTAAAAAGTGA
- the LOC142520760 gene encoding FKBP12-interacting protein of 37 kDa isoform X3, whose amino-acid sequence MASHDHLDDEDDFGGDFSGGNAAKRSGKRSFGDIDEDEEDIFGSKKATLKVEETAPGAATGMILSLRESLKNCQDELSRCQTKLEGAKSEIQKWRSSVQNESFVPAGADPDPKLLLSYLQTLRSSEESLREQLEKAKKKEAAFIMTFAKREQEIAELKSAVRDLRAQLKPASMQARRLLLDPAIHEEFTRLKNLVEEKDKKVKELQDNIAAVSFTPQSKMGKMLMAKCRTLQEENDEIGNQANEGKMHELAMKLALQKSQNAELRSQFEGFCKQMERLTGDVDRSNELISVEAQFRNISRY is encoded by the exons ATGGCGTCTCATGATCATCTCGATGAT GAAGATGATTTTGGAGGCGATTTCTCGGGTGGAAATGCTGCTAAGCGTTCAG GTAAGAGAAGCTTCGGAGATATCGATGAAGATGAAGAGGATATTTTTGGATCGAAAAAG GCTACCCTGAAAGTAGAGGAAACTGCACCAGGAGCAGCAACAGGGATGATTTTATCTCTTCGTGAAAG TCTCAAGAACTGTCAAGATGAACTCTCAAGATGCCAg ACAAAACTTGAAGGAGCAAAATCTGAGATTCAAAAGTGGCGCTCATCTGTCCAGAATGAATCATTTGTACCTGCAGGAGCAGATCCTG ATCCAAAATTACTGCTCAGCTACCTTCAGACCCTGAGGTCCTCAGAGGAGTCGTTGCGAGAGCAA CTTGAAAAGGCAAAGAAAAAAGAAGCTGCCTTTATCATGACTTTTGCAAAACGGGAGCAAGAGATAGCTGAGTTGAAG TCTGCTGTTCGCGATTTGAGAGCTCAGTTGAAACCAGCATCAATGCAG GCAAGGAGATTATTGCTTGATCCAGCTATCCATGAAGAATTCACACGACTGAAG AATTTGGTTGAAGAGAAAGATAAGAAGGTTAAGGAGTTGCAGGATAATATAGCTGCCGTCAGTTTCACGCCACAAAGTAAAATGGGAAAGATGTTAATGGCGAAGTGCAGGACACTGCAGGAAGAGAATGATGAGATTGGTAACCAAGCTAACGAAGGGAAG ATGCATGAGCTAGCTATGAAACTTGCTTTGCAAAAGTCTCAAAATGCCGAACTCAGGAGTCAATTTGAAG GGTTTTGTAAGCAAATGGAGCGACTGACCGGCGATGTGGATAGATCAAATGAATTG ATCTCAGTAGAAGCACAATTTAGAAATATTAGCAGGTATTGA
- the LOC142521221 gene encoding bet1-like protein At4g14600, which yields MAAPYRSREGLSTRPAAYGGNSDEIQLRIDPMHGDFDDEVTGLRKQVRRLRDVAQEIETEAKFQNDFLNQLQMALLKAQAGVKNNMRRLNKSIIREGSSHIMHVILFALLCFFIVYLWSKFSRR from the exons ATGGCTGCTCCATACAGATCCAG AGAAGGGTTGAGCACGAGGCCGGCAGCATACGGTGGTAATTCCGATGAGATTCAGCTTAGGATTGATCCGATGCATGGTGACTTTGATGATGAGGTCACTGGTCTTCGCAAGCAAGTTCGACGACTGCGAGAT GTAGCTCAAGAAATTGAAACTGAAGCAAAGTTCCAAAATGATTTCCTCAATCAGCTG CAAATGGCACTACTCAAAGCTCAGGCAGGGGTGAAAAACAACATGAGAAGACTGAACAAAAGCATCATAAGAGAAGGATCAAGCCACATCATGCATGTTATCCTATTTGCGCTGCTTTGTTTTTTCATTGTCTACCTGTGGTCCAAATTTTCACGAAGATAG
- the LOC142520760 gene encoding FKBP12-interacting protein of 37 kDa isoform X1, which translates to MASHDHLDDEDDFGGDFSGGNAAKRSGKRSFGDIDEDEEDIFGSKKATLKVEETAPGAATGMILSLRESLKNCQDELSRCQTKLEGAKSEIQKWRSSVQNESFVPAGADPDPKLLLSYLQTLRSSEESLREQLEKAKKKEAAFIMTFAKREQEIAELKSAVRDLRAQLKPASMQARRLLLDPAIHEEFTRLKNLVEEKDKKVKELQDNIAAVSFTPQSKMGKMLMAKCRTLQEENDEIGNQANEGKMHELAMKLALQKSQNAELRSQFEGFCKQMERLTGDVDRSNELVVILQEKLEQKEDEIRRLKLENSNVIEEITTDGGVPAPIDNLVEG; encoded by the exons ATGGCGTCTCATGATCATCTCGATGAT GAAGATGATTTTGGAGGCGATTTCTCGGGTGGAAATGCTGCTAAGCGTTCAG GTAAGAGAAGCTTCGGAGATATCGATGAAGATGAAGAGGATATTTTTGGATCGAAAAAG GCTACCCTGAAAGTAGAGGAAACTGCACCAGGAGCAGCAACAGGGATGATTTTATCTCTTCGTGAAAG TCTCAAGAACTGTCAAGATGAACTCTCAAGATGCCAg ACAAAACTTGAAGGAGCAAAATCTGAGATTCAAAAGTGGCGCTCATCTGTCCAGAATGAATCATTTGTACCTGCAGGAGCAGATCCTG ATCCAAAATTACTGCTCAGCTACCTTCAGACCCTGAGGTCCTCAGAGGAGTCGTTGCGAGAGCAA CTTGAAAAGGCAAAGAAAAAAGAAGCTGCCTTTATCATGACTTTTGCAAAACGGGAGCAAGAGATAGCTGAGTTGAAG TCTGCTGTTCGCGATTTGAGAGCTCAGTTGAAACCAGCATCAATGCAG GCAAGGAGATTATTGCTTGATCCAGCTATCCATGAAGAATTCACACGACTGAAG AATTTGGTTGAAGAGAAAGATAAGAAGGTTAAGGAGTTGCAGGATAATATAGCTGCCGTCAGTTTCACGCCACAAAGTAAAATGGGAAAGATGTTAATGGCGAAGTGCAGGACACTGCAGGAAGAGAATGATGAGATTGGTAACCAAGCTAACGAAGGGAAG ATGCATGAGCTAGCTATGAAACTTGCTTTGCAAAAGTCTCAAAATGCCGAACTCAGGAGTCAATTTGAAG GGTTTTGTAAGCAAATGGAGCGACTGACCGGCGATGTGGATAGATCAAATGAATTG GTGGTTATCTTGCAAGAGAAACTAGAACAAAAAGAAGATGAAATCCGAAGATTAAAGCTGGAGAATAGCAACGTCATCGAGGAGATTACCACTGATGGGGGAGTGCCTGCTCCAATTGATAACTTAGTTGAAGgctaa
- the LOC142520760 gene encoding FKBP12-interacting protein of 37 kDa isoform X2 yields the protein MASHDHLDDEDDFGGDFSGGNAAKRSGKRSFGDIDEDEEDIFGSKKATLKVEETAPGAATGMILSLRESLKNCQDELSRCQTKLEGAKSEIQKWRSSVQNESFVPAGADPDPKLLLSYLQTLRSSEESLREQLEKAKKKEAAFIMTFAKREQEIAELKSAVRDLRAQLKPASMQARRLLLDPAIHEEFTRLKNLVEEKDKKVKELQDNIAAVSFTPQSKMGKMLMAKCRTLQEENDEIGNQANEGKMHELAMKLALQKSQNAELRSQFEGFCKQMERLTGDVDRSNELVFPCLLPVCIFICNVWY from the exons ATGGCGTCTCATGATCATCTCGATGAT GAAGATGATTTTGGAGGCGATTTCTCGGGTGGAAATGCTGCTAAGCGTTCAG GTAAGAGAAGCTTCGGAGATATCGATGAAGATGAAGAGGATATTTTTGGATCGAAAAAG GCTACCCTGAAAGTAGAGGAAACTGCACCAGGAGCAGCAACAGGGATGATTTTATCTCTTCGTGAAAG TCTCAAGAACTGTCAAGATGAACTCTCAAGATGCCAg ACAAAACTTGAAGGAGCAAAATCTGAGATTCAAAAGTGGCGCTCATCTGTCCAGAATGAATCATTTGTACCTGCAGGAGCAGATCCTG ATCCAAAATTACTGCTCAGCTACCTTCAGACCCTGAGGTCCTCAGAGGAGTCGTTGCGAGAGCAA CTTGAAAAGGCAAAGAAAAAAGAAGCTGCCTTTATCATGACTTTTGCAAAACGGGAGCAAGAGATAGCTGAGTTGAAG TCTGCTGTTCGCGATTTGAGAGCTCAGTTGAAACCAGCATCAATGCAG GCAAGGAGATTATTGCTTGATCCAGCTATCCATGAAGAATTCACACGACTGAAG AATTTGGTTGAAGAGAAAGATAAGAAGGTTAAGGAGTTGCAGGATAATATAGCTGCCGTCAGTTTCACGCCACAAAGTAAAATGGGAAAGATGTTAATGGCGAAGTGCAGGACACTGCAGGAAGAGAATGATGAGATTGGTAACCAAGCTAACGAAGGGAAG ATGCATGAGCTAGCTATGAAACTTGCTTTGCAAAAGTCTCAAAATGCCGAACTCAGGAGTCAATTTGAAG GGTTTTGTAAGCAAATGGAGCGACTGACCGGCGATGTGGATAGATCAAATGAATTGGTATTCCCTTGTCTTTTGCCAGTTTGCATCTTCATTTGCAATGTGTG GTATTGA